A DNA window from Desulfonispora thiosulfatigenes DSM 11270 contains the following coding sequences:
- the rnmV gene encoding ribonuclease M5, which produces MIKEVIVVEGKDDIQAVKRAVDAQMICTSGMGITKDTIIKIQRASERCGIIILTDPDYPGERIRSIISQKVKNCKQAYVTKSQARCKKTGKIGVEYANPEDIIKALEGAKAEHKTYEVVFTEFDLMQWNLVGPPAGNKRREKLGNILGIGKTNAKQFLRRLNAYDISKEEVEKGLAQLEGSEKVCN; this is translated from the coding sequence ATGATTAAAGAAGTAATCGTAGTAGAGGGGAAAGACGACATTCAAGCTGTCAAAAGAGCTGTGGATGCACAAATGATTTGCACTAGTGGAATGGGCATTACCAAAGATACAATAATTAAAATACAAAGAGCTTCAGAGCGTTGTGGAATTATTATCCTTACTGATCCAGATTACCCAGGGGAAAGAATACGCTCAATAATAAGCCAAAAGGTAAAAAATTGTAAGCAAGCTTATGTAACAAAAAGTCAGGCAAGATGCAAAAAGACTGGAAAAATTGGTGTGGAATACGCAAATCCTGAGGATATTATAAAAGCTCTAGAAGGAGCTAAAGCGGAGCATAAAACATATGAAGTAGTTTTTACTGAATTTGATCTCATGCAGTGGAATTTAGTCGGCCCACCAGCAGGAAACAAACGTAGGGAAAAGCTAGGTAATATTTTAGGAATCGGAAAAACAAATGCTAAACAGTTTTTACGCAGATTAAATGCATATGATATATCTAAAGAAGAAGTAGAAAAAGGTTTAGCGCAGTTAGAGGGGTCGGAAAAGGTATGCAATTAA
- a CDS encoding 3D domain-containing protein, with the protein MKKISWLVVIMCLTMIIFNQPLMKLGASLNVDTGITHYQLVVDGVKKDIYTFNKDINEILEKEEIELKNKDYIAKNIVDKKTKIEVIRCHEEFIEEKQEIAYEKEVKYDKEIKKGVRNIVEQGETGEKVIQYGVVYENGKEKERYVKDEKVIKEPKKEVIVEGQKEVIVVASRSNLTAKQVLTMRSTAYTHTGNRTATGTYPGVGTIAVDPRVIPLGTRVFVEGYGNAVARDTGGAIKGNIIDVFLNSKGECNKWGRRTVKVYILD; encoded by the coding sequence GATGATTATCTTCAATCAACCCTTAATGAAATTAGGTGCAAGTTTAAATGTTGATACGGGTATTACCCATTATCAATTGGTTGTTGATGGTGTAAAAAAAGATATCTATACTTTTAATAAAGATATTAATGAAATTTTAGAAAAAGAAGAGATTGAATTAAAAAATAAAGATTACATAGCTAAAAATATTGTAGACAAAAAAACAAAAATTGAAGTTATCAGATGTCATGAAGAATTTATTGAAGAAAAGCAAGAAATAGCTTATGAGAAAGAAGTTAAATATGATAAGGAAATAAAAAAAGGTGTTAGAAATATTGTAGAGCAGGGTGAAACTGGTGAAAAGGTAATTCAGTATGGAGTAGTTTATGAAAATGGTAAGGAAAAAGAAAGATATGTAAAAGATGAAAAGGTAATTAAAGAGCCTAAAAAAGAAGTTATTGTAGAAGGTCAAAAAGAGGTTATAGTTGTAGCCTCAAGATCTAATTTAACTGCAAAACAAGTATTAACAATGCGTTCTACTGCTTATACTCATACAGGAAATAGAACTGCAACAGGAACATATCCGGGAGTAGGGACAATAGCAGTTGATCCTAGAGTTATTCCTTTGGGAACTAGAGTCTTTGTAGAAGGGTATGGAAATGCTGTTGCCAGAGATACTGGTGGAGCAATTAAAGGAAATATTATAGATGTGTTTTTAAACTCCAAAGGTGAATGTAATAAATGGGGTAGAAGAACAGTAAAAGTATATATTTTAGATTAA
- the rsmA gene encoding 16S rRNA (adenine(1518)-N(6)/adenine(1519)-N(6))-dimethyltransferase RsmA, translating to MQLKELLNKHKFRFKKRFGQNFISDPGILDKIARSADIDSEDIIVEIGPGAGTLTRVLAKGAKRVIAIEIDKDLIPVLEESLADLENVTVIQGDALKVDLDQLVYDELGKKIKYKIVANLPYYITTPLIMHFLESEFNIERIIIMVQKEVAERLKANPGTKEYGAITVGVNLMAEVSLSFIVPRHIFIPAPEVDSAIIDLKVRDQSPFVVNDNKVFRKLVRAAFNQRRKTLANALKVLGVEKEKIENILLSCDIDPKRRGETLSLEEFARVSNKLIEIEQ from the coding sequence ATGCAATTAAAGGAATTATTAAATAAACATAAGTTTAGGTTTAAAAAGCGCTTTGGTCAAAATTTCATATCAGATCCAGGAATTTTAGATAAAATAGCTAGGTCAGCTGATATTGATAGTGAAGATATCATTGTAGAAATTGGTCCAGGTGCGGGTACTTTAACAAGGGTCTTAGCCAAAGGGGCTAAAAGAGTAATTGCAATTGAAATAGATAAAGATTTAATTCCGGTATTAGAAGAAAGTTTAGCTGATTTAGAAAATGTAACAGTTATCCAAGGAGATGCTTTAAAGGTTGATTTAGATCAATTAGTTTATGACGAATTAGGGAAGAAAATAAAATATAAAATAGTAGCTAATTTACCTTACTATATTACCACACCTCTTATTATGCACTTTTTAGAAAGTGAGTTTAATATCGAGAGAATAATAATTATGGTTCAAAAGGAAGTAGCTGAGAGATTAAAAGCAAATCCTGGGACTAAAGAATATGGAGCTATCACGGTAGGCGTAAATTTAATGGCAGAGGTTAGCCTTTCATTTATTGTACCAAGACATATTTTTATCCCAGCACCAGAAGTAGATTCGGCTATTATTGATTTGAAAGTAAGGGATCAATCACCCTTTGTGGTGAATGATAACAAGGTATTTAGGAAATTAGTGCGAGCTGCATTTAATCAAAGAAGAAAAACTTTAGCCAATGCTTTAAAGGTGTTAGGTGTAGAAAAGGAAAAGATTGAAAATATTTTACTAAGTTGCGATATAGACCCTAAAAGAAGAGGTGAAACTCTTTCGTTAGAGGAATTTGCAAGAGTATCTAATAAATTAATTGAAATTGAACAATAA